A portion of the Candida dubliniensis CD36 chromosome R, complete sequence genome contains these proteins:
- a CDS encoding probable transcriptional regulatory protein, putative (Similar to S. cerevisiae RDS2) yields MSTMSTQNTNSSTPGETDSTSSLPPPEITEPKYKKPEKSSKRRKKKLEIACVYCRRSHMICDESRPCQRCIKRGIAHLCYDEPSNPRQRKKAAALRKTQSEGAPMVTSPITLPLTGSTGNQSPLPLPPLQASQSEIRSTPKTENSLPFPQPTPHQSQSVHTNAPPINSSQQQQQQQQQPQSRLIKNSVLSQTLPYNQQPFFYSEHANSEFSSLNDFLSMIDDPELVNGALNDDTDGLLNFGVANNNNNNNNNNNNNNTHNNNHNGFSISGGNSTTNLNAVLAYSPNSNLFPSTFGNEVDSTQIQSQQQPELTQQSHALNTVKVEPQMDKTEQQPVISDSARDKFFLTAADPTTEISPEERLKQVIKAKLEAGLLQPYNYAKGYARLQRYMDNYMNISSRQRILKPLSIFRPAFRAIARTLKDVDLVLVEESFERMLLDYDRVFTAMAIPACLWRRTGEIYRGNKEFASLVGVTTDDLKDGKLAIYELMSEESAVNFWEKYGAIAFDKGQKAVLTSCNLRTRDGIKRKSCCFSFTIRRDRYNIPSCIVGNFIPIDP; encoded by the coding sequence ATGTCTACCATGAGTACTCAAAATACAAATAGTTCCACACCAGGGGAGACAGATTCGACATCAAGCTTACCACCTCCGGAGATAACAGAACCTAAGTATAAGAAGCCCGAAAAATCAAGTAAAAGgaggaaaaagaaattggaaattgcATGTGTTTATTGTCGCCGATCACATATGATATGTGATGAATCAAGACCCTGTCAACGATGCATAAAAAGAGGGATTGCACATCTTTGTTATGATGAACCATCTAACCCCCGACAACGTAAAAAGGCTGCAGCTTTAAGAAAGACCCAGAGTGAAGGAGCACCAATGGTAACATCACCAATAACGCTTCCTTTGACTGGATCAACGGGGAACCAACTGCCCTTACCCTTGCCACCGTTACAAGCATCTCAACTGGAAATAAGGTCTACACCTAAAACGGAGAATTCTTTACCGTTTCCACAACCAACTCCACATCAATCTCAATCTGTGCACACAAACGCCCCGCCTATCAATTCTTcccagcagcagcaacagcaacagcaacagccACAATCAAggttaataaaaaattcaGTACTATCTCAGACATTGCCTTACAATCAGCAACCATTCTTTTACTCAGAACATGCAAATAGTGAGTTCAGTTCTTTAAATGACTTTTTGTCCATGATTGACGACCCGGAGTTAGTCAACGGAGCTTTAAATGATGATACAGATGGACTTTTAAATTTTGGAGTTgcaaataacaataacaacaacaacaacaacaacaacaacaacaacactcacaataataatcataatgGGTTTAGTATTAGTGGTGGAAACAGCACGACTAACCTAAATGCAGTTTTGGCATATTCGcctaattcaaatttatttccATCAACTTTTGGTAATGAAGTGGATTCAACTCAAATCCAATCACAACAGCAACCTGAATTAACACAGCAACTGCATGCATTGAACACAGTCAAGGTTGAGCCTCAAATGGACAAGACTGAACAACAACCTGTGATCTCTGATTCTGCAAGAGATAAGTTCTTTCTTACAGCAGCCGATCCTACTACGGAGATTTCACCTGAAGAAAGATTGAAACAAGTCATTAAAGCAAAATTAGAGGCAGGATTACTACAGCCATACAATTATGCCAAAGGCTACGCCAGACTTCAGAGATATATGGACAACTATATGAATATATCAAGTAGACAGAGAATACTAAAACCACTATCGATATTTCGACCGGCTTTCAGGGCGATTGCCCGTACATTGAAGGATGTGGATTTGGTCTTGGTTGAAGAAAGTTTTGAAAGAATGTTGTTGGACTATGATCGTGTTTTTACGGCAATGGCAATACCTGCTTGTTTATGGAGACGTACTGGAGAAATATACAGGGgaaataaagaatttgCTTCATTGGTAGGCGTAACTACAGACGATCTTAAGGACGGAAAGTTGGCAATCTACGAATTAATGAGTGAGGAAAGCGCTGTGAATTTCTGGGAAAAGTATGGTGCAATCGCTTTTGATAAAGGTCAGAAAGCTGTTTTAACTAGTTGCAATTTGAGAACTAGAGATGGTATTAAACGAAAAAGCTGCTGTTTCAGCTTTACTATAAGGAGAGATAGATACAACATCCCCAGTTGTATAGTAGGTAATTTTATCCCCATTGATCCTTAG
- a CDS encoding zinc finger protein, putative yields the protein MNHSRRRESMKVFFRPVVVVTCSMIVLCFYLFTYKNVATHFDWNDVLYLTSNSMQNIEAKFLKSTTSKFEYEPNHQQPIVQDVELDYPLNSMVSSFFPIDAVLRFNTSDNGNTTTHEILGRYASFSPILNHKLKSTYAILPFNACDLDDLTSLSKAKYHNKVLIVLRGGCTFVDKVSNLLESEMEPTSILIANDEPYRGLITMFSNTFNQDGSLQTPIMFITNEDYRYLKSVEYQNLIIEISTAYIGSWLSIILSMVLSPPLLIILFYAVIICGQKIRRKQVNIQNAKMVKSLPIYIYNIDHLVLAKYFQHYLKVTGQSNMVPKDGENAMLLESPKPSPNASSSSINKIIVGGIDLRSSKVHLHAITAPDDFYPSYKCSICLEKYIPLKSKVLVLDCKHFFHEYCLSNWLINFKRSCPLCNYTLQGRHNHNSSYWVAERDDNTIGYGSIEDLEAGPSRRSNAISLNSTEGSESDEGSYLPEHSSSQAVNDEALDHPNNYQQNSDKTQNLHPTNNFMLNPPESVSSSGSNLTFYTANSQPIESSSAEGSQTSQPKRPYLISKPSQILSRLSSSKLSGAELSASIDSGSDHNQQEQNSFESSTTSIIESDHGDESTINLSESYNN from the coding sequence ATGAATCATTCTCGACGTAGAGAAAGTATGAAGGTTTTTTTCAGACCAGTTGTGGTTGTTACCTGCTCAATGATAGTATTatgtttttatttgtttaccTATAAGAATGTTGCAACGCATTTTGATTGGAATGATGTCCTTTACTTAACTAGCAACTCAATGCAAAACATAGAGGCCAAATTCTTAAAGTCAACAACGTCGAAGTTTGAGTATGAGCCAAACCATCAACAACCTATAGTGCAAGATGTCGAGCTTGATTATCCTTTGAATAGTATGGTCAGCTCATTTTTCCCTATAGACGCAGTGCTTCGATTTAATACTTCTGATAATGGTAATACAACCACTCACGAAATACTTGGCAGATATGCTTCTTTTAGTCCCATTTTGAACCATAAGTTGAAAAGTACATATGCAATATTGCCATTTAATGCCTGCGATTTGGATGACTTGACATCGCTTTCTAAGGCCAAGTATCATAATAAAGTATTGATTGTTTTGCGAGGAGGTTGTACATTTGTTGATAAGGTGTCAAACTTGCTAGAATCTGAAATGGAACCAACTAGTATTTTAATCGCAAATGACGAGCCTTACAGAGGGTTGATAACAATGTTTTCAAATACATTCAATCAAGATGGATCATTGCAAACACCCATTATGTTTATAACCAATGAGGATTATCGATACTTGAAAAGTGTCGAGtatcaaaatttgattatagAAATTAGCACTGCATATATTGGAAGCTGGCTTAGTATAATTTTGTCAATGGTCTTGTCACCACCActattgattatattattCTATGCAGTTATTATATGCGGCCAAAAGATCAGGAGAAAGCAAGTGAATATTCAAAACGCCAAGATGGTCAAGAGCTTGCCAATCTATATTTATAACATAGACCACTTGGTTTTGGCAAAGTATTTTCAACATTATTTGAAAGTCACTGGCCAAAGTAACATGGTTCCGAAAGATGGGGAAAATGCAATGTTATTAGAATCTCCCAAACCTTCACCTAATGCGTCGtcttcatcaatcaataaaataattgttgGAGGTATAGATTTGAGGTCATCCAAAGTACATTTGCATGCAATAACAGCCCCTGATGACTTTTATCCGTCATATAAATGCTCGATATGTTTGGAAAAGTATATACCATTGAAGTCAAAGGTGCTAGTACTTGATTGCaaacatttttttcatgAATATTGTTTGTCTAATTGgctaatcaattttaaaagGAGTTGTCCATTGTGTAACTATACTCTTCAGGGTAGACACAATCACAATAGTTCTTATTGGGTAGCTGAAAGAGATGATAATACTATAGGTTATGGCAGCATAGAAGATTTGGAGGCTGGTCCCTCTAGACGCTCAAATGCCATATCACTAAATTCTACAGAGGGTTCAGAGAGTGACGAAGGGTCCTATTTACCAGAGCATTCTCTGCTGCAAGCAGTCAATGACGAGGCCTTAGATCATCCAaacaattatcaacaaaacaGTGATAAGACTCAAAACCTACACCcaactaataatttcatgCTCAATCCCCCAGAAAGTGTTTCCTCAAGTGGTTCCAACTTAACATTCTATACAGCCAATAGTCAGCCAATTGAAAGCAGTTCGGCTGAAGGCAGCCAGACAAGTCAACCGAAAAGACCTTACCTAATATCAAAGCCACTGCAAATACTAAGTCGGTTATCTTCCTCAAAGCTTTCAGGGGCTGAATTGAGTGCTAGTATTGATTCAGGTAGCGATCATAATCAACAGGAACAAAATTCTTTTGAATCATCGACTACAAGTATTATTGAACTGGATCATGGTGATGAACTGACAATAAACCTTTCAGAGTCCTACAATAATTGA